The sequence TCAGGTTTCTCGTGCGGGTTACGCAGTCCGGTCCAGGGCCCGGAGAGAACGGTCGGTGATGGAACGGGCGCCGCGGCCGATGGCCACCATGCCCGACTGGACGAGCTCCTTGATGCCGAACGGCTCCAGGAGCTTGATGAAGGCCTGCAGCTTGTCCGGCGTGCCGGTGACCTCTATGGTCACCGCGTCGGCGGCGACGTCAACGCAGCGCGCGCGGAAGAGGTTGACCAGTTCCAGCACGCTGGAGCGGTTCTCGGCGTCGGCCCGCACCTTGATCAGCGTGAGCTCGCGCTGCACGGCCTGCGCCGGATCGAGCTCCACGATCTTCAGCACGTTGACCAGCTTGTTGAGCTGCTTGGTGACCTGCTCAAGCGGCAACTCCTCGACGTTGACCACGATGGTCATCCGCGAGATGTCCTCGTGCTCGGTCGGCCCGACCGCCAGCGAGTCGATGTTGAACCCGCGGCGGCTGAACAGCGACGCGACGCGCGCGAGCACGCCGGGCTTGTTCTCCACCAGCA comes from Streptosporangium roseum DSM 43021 and encodes:
- the ilvN gene encoding acetolactate synthase small subunit gives rise to the protein MSRHTLSVLVENKPGVLARVASLFSRRGFNIDSLAVGPTEHEDISRMTIVVNVEELPLEQVTKQLNKLVNVLKIVELDPAQAVQRELTLIKVRADAENRSSVLELVNLFRARCVDVAADAVTIEVTGTPDKLQAFIKLLEPFGIKELVQSGMVAIGRGARSITDRSLRALDRTA